One segment of Radiobacillus kanasensis DNA contains the following:
- the gloA2 gene encoding SMU1112c/YaeR family gloxylase I-like metalloprotein — translation MFQSIHHIAIICSNYEISKQFYVEKLGFSILAETYREERQSYKLDLALGDHYVIELFSFPDAPKRPSYPEAQGLRHLAFSVENIEETIEKLEGNGIKVEPVRKDPLTEKLFAFFGDPDGLPIELYET, via the coding sequence ATGTTTCAGTCGATTCATCATATTGCTATTATTTGTTCCAATTATGAAATTTCTAAGCAGTTTTATGTGGAGAAGCTAGGATTTTCGATTCTAGCAGAAACTTATAGAGAGGAACGTCAATCCTATAAGTTAGATTTAGCATTAGGGGATCACTATGTCATTGAATTGTTTAGTTTTCCTGATGCACCAAAAAGACCTAGTTATCCAGAAGCACAGGGACTAAGACATCTAGCATTCTCTGTAGAAAACATTGAAGAAACGATAGAAAAGCTTGAAGGGAACGGAATAAAGGTAGAACCTGTTCGAAAAGACCCATTAACAGAAAAATTATTTGCCTTTTTTGGAGATCCAGATGGACTTCCTATAG
- a CDS encoding NADPH-dependent FMN reductase, which translates to MKLVGVSGSLTPMSKTYVTLKEALTFAQNDNENVETDLLNLRDYEIQFCDGRDPAAYEGDTKKVIDLIEGADALLFGSPIYRGSLSGALKNVFDLIPNDSLRGKVVGFIATGGTYHHYLAIEHQLKPLAGYFKAHVVPGNVYAHNSHFENKQLVDEDIRQRLQELAISIVQLNERVQGGLVGANQPTIPRQSLAQT; encoded by the coding sequence ATGAAGCTAGTAGGAGTATCAGGCAGCTTAACCCCAATGTCTAAAACGTATGTTACTTTAAAAGAAGCTCTTACCTTTGCACAAAATGATAACGAAAATGTGGAGACAGATCTTCTTAACTTGCGAGATTATGAGATTCAATTTTGTGATGGTAGAGATCCGGCTGCCTATGAAGGGGATACAAAGAAAGTAATTGATCTTATAGAAGGTGCAGATGCGTTGTTATTTGGGTCCCCTATTTACCGTGGCTCCTTAAGCGGTGCTCTCAAAAATGTCTTCGATCTAATTCCGAACGATTCACTAAGAGGAAAGGTTGTCGGTTTTATCGCTACAGGAGGAACCTATCATCATTATTTAGCTATAGAGCATCAGTTGAAGCCTTTAGCAGGCTATTTTAAAGCACATGTTGTACCAGGAAATGTGTATGCACATAATTCACACTTTGAAAACAAACAGCTGGTTGATGAAGATATTCGACAACGTCTTCAGGAACTCGCTATTAGTATTGTGCAGCTAAACGAAAGGGTACAGGGGGGACTGGTGGGAGCGAATCAACCAACTATTCCTAGACAGTCATTGGCACAGACGTAA